A region of Saccharomyces kudriavzevii IFO 1802 strain IFO1802 genome assembly, chromosome: 14 DNA encodes the following proteins:
- the SKDI14G3040 gene encoding uncharacterized protein (similar to Saccharomyces cerevisiae YNL018C): MSKSFQEFKLFCNKVGLDFQWLNAQSPKSVPENNPSESPTTTNEVEKQKLRPATEPLKLEEPENSANNFFDDFKNAQLWNVFKKNSSDVLPADAYTEINPEQLPEIAPETRPEANEIICSNRENPTMINELLPAPFARRKQGKTVFTTPYSRSHTATTASSAPNPHDCDAFLSPPSAQGHNAIVPYTTYSTSGNNDSVPSLASSVSTSSSVYSPWDPSHLPFPPSFQADAFTSPDSEASCSKYSHTKHSRPGESNESRVTLGISCRNTVNTAEKLDHHERFQSRRSEVITAPRRQDTNCSACSAAAFIESNSTVNTTIPSYMKKYLKKPQNWFEKTMGKYCPLFLRGTKNIDYDSSEFRFERKMIAVQYLLLDEHSEPRMYYNPSNKTIPFWKRPLNFDTMPSYDQLLDEAERCFDSYQYRYVGFQRIEPYSIFYPWKNTQREIDLVLDHIHFSLDVGNKKSLKRKGNITLDTLDSEIDRDVRIKPYQCFPSNNLVYEGLAHPAEQSLIEDPDASLIERAYQALVNICKESDPPSDDLPTRHNNSAPQLAVTVQSKSCRLLLVRECSTATEADINKEFRFNLRTREVEVTVPAPPHPCETRGLLQRWLLPLVRQ; this comes from the coding sequence ATGTCCAAGTCGTTCCAAGAGTTCAAGCTTTTCTGCAACAAGGTTGGGCTGGACTTTCAGTGGCTAAATGCACAATCCCCCAAATCTGTTCCGGAAAACAACCCCTCTGAAAGTCCTACAACTACCAACGAAGTCGAGAAGCAAAAGTTAAGACCAGCCACGGAGCCACTCAAACTTGAAGAGCCTGAGAATTCTgccaacaatttttttgatgatttcaaGAATGCTCAACTCTGGAACGTGTTTAAGAAGAACAGCTCAGATGTCCTCCCCGCCGATGCCTACACCGAAATAAATCCAGAACAACTACCGGAAATCGCACCCGAGACAAGGCCAGAGGcaaatgaaataatttgTTCCAATCGGGAAAATCCCACAATGATAAACGAATTGTTACCAGCACCTTTTGCTCGGCGTaaacaaggaaaaacagTTTTCACGACTCCATACTCTCGAAGTCATACCGCTACTACAGCTTCCTCCGCGCCCAACCCTCACGATTGTGATGCTTTCCTATCTCCTCCTTCTGCGCAAGGCCACAACGCAATTGTGCCATATACAACGTACTCGACGTCCGGCAATAACGATTCGGTGCCTTCGCTGGCGTCATCCGTTAGCACCTCCTCCTCGGTATACTCGCCATGGGATCCTTCCCATTTGCCCTTCCCACCATCATTTCAGGCAGATGCTTTCACATCACCTGATTCGGAAGCATCGTGTTCGAAGTACAGCCATACCAAGCATTCCAGACCAGGAGAGTCAAATGAATCTCGTGTTACACTTGGCATTTCTTGCAGGAACACGGTAAACACGGCAGAAAAACTCGACCATCACGAACGTTTTCAAAGCAGAAGGTCTGAAGTAATAACTGCCCCCCGCCGTCAAGACACAAATTGCAGTGCCTGTTCTGCGGCGGCGTTTATTGAGTCCAACTCCACAGTCAACACCACCATTCCATCATACATGAAAAAGTATCTCAAAAAGCCACAGAACTGGTTTGAAAAGACCATGGGCAAATACTGCCCGTTGTTCCTAAGAGGCACAAAGAACATTGATTACGATTCGTCCGAGTTCAGGTTTGAACGCAAAATGATAGCCGTACAATATCTGCTTTTAGATGAGCACTCCGAACCCAGAATGTACTATAACCCTTCCAATAAAACTATtcctttttggaaaaggcCCCTCAACTTCGATACAATGCCGAGCTACGACCAACTCCTAGATGAAGCCGAACGCTGTTTCGATTCATACCAATACAGATACGTAGGATTCCAAAGAATAGAACCGTACTCCATTTTCTATCCTTGGAAAAACACGCAAAGAGAAATAGACCTAGTCCTCGATCACATCCATTTCTCTCTCGATGTTGGTAACAAAAAATCTCTCAAACGAAAGGGGAACATCACTCTCGATACCTTGGACAGCGAAATCGACCGCGATGTTCGAATTAAGCCTTACCAGTGTTTCCCCTCTAACAACCTAGTGTACGAGGGCCTAGCGCATCCCGCGGAACAGTCCCTGATAGAAGACCCTGACGCCTCTCTCATTGAGAGGGCATACCAGGCATTGGTAAACATTTGCAAGGAGTCCGACCCACCCTCCGATGACCTCCCCACCCGCCATAATAATAGCGCTCCTCAGCTTGCCGTCACAGTCCAATCTAAATCTTGCCGCCTGCTTCTAGTTCGTGAGTGTAGTACAGCCACAGAAGCAGATATCAATAAGGAATTCAGGTTCAATCTAAGGACAAGGGAAGTCGAGGTGACCGTACCGGCGCCTCCTCATCCCTGTGAAACAAGAGGTCTGCTACAAAGGTGGCTTCTCCCACTTGTGCGCCAGTGA
- the PUB1 gene encoding Pub1p (similar to Saccharomyces cerevisiae PUB1 (YNL016W); ancestral locus Anc_2.306): MSENNEEQHQQQQQQQPVAVEAPLVAEASAPVDPSAEQNVSGEVNSTQVEDDQGESDPSVVPANAITGGRETSDRVLYVGNLDKAITEDILKQYFQVGGPIANIKIMIDKNNKNVNYAFVEYHQSHDANIALQTLNGKQIENNIVKINWAFQSQQSSSDDTFNLFVGDLNVNVDDETLRNAFKDFPSYLSGHVMWDMQTGSSRGYGFVSFTSQDDAQTAMDTMQGQDLNGRPLRINWAAKRDNNNSNNNNNNNNYPQRRNYGNNNRGGFRQYNNNNNNNMNMGMNMNMNMNMNSSRGMPPSSMGMPIGAMPLPSQGQPQQSQTIGLPPQVNPQAVDHIIRSAPPRVTTAYIGNIPHFATEADLIPLFQNFGFILDFKHYPEKGCCFIKYDTHEQAAVCIVALANFPFQGRNLRTGWGKERSNFMPQQQQQQGGQPLIMNDQQQPVMSDQQQQQQQQQQQ; encoded by the coding sequence ATGTCTGAAAATAACGAAgaacaacatcaacaacaacaacaacaacaacctgttgctgttgaagCCCCTTTAGTAGCTGAAGCTTCAGCACCAGTCGACCCTTCTGCTGAACAGAATGTCTCTGGTGAAGTTAACTCTACGCAAGTTGAGGACGATCAGGGTGAAAGTGATCCTTCTGTAGTTCCTGCCAATGCTATTACTGGTGGTAGGGAGACTTCCGACAGAGTCTTGTATGTTGGTAACCTAGATAAAGCTATTACCGAAGACATTTTAAAGcaatattttcaagttGGTGGTCCAATTGCCAACATTAAGATTATGATTgataaaaacaataaaaatgtcAATTATGCTTTTGTTGAATATCACCAATCTCACGATGCCAACATTGCCTTACAAACATTAAACGGCAagcaaattgaaaataatatcgTCAAGATCAACTGGGCCTTCCAATCTCAGCAAAGCTCCTCTGATGATACGTTTAACTTATTTGTTGGTGACTTGAACGTTAacgttgatgatgaaactTTAAGAAATGCTTTCAAAGACTTCCCATCCTATTTGAGTGGTCATGTTATGTGGGATATGCAAACTGGTAGTTCAAGAGGTTACGGTTTTGTTTCCTTTACTTCTCAAGATGATGCGCAAACTGCCATGGACACTATGCAAGGTCAAGACTTGAATGGAAGACCACTAAGAATTAACTGGGCTGCTAAGCGtgataacaacaacagtaacaataataataacaataataattaTCCACAACGTCGTAACTATGGTAACAATAATCGCGGTGGTTTCCGTCAAtataacaacaacaacaataataacatgAATATGGGAATGAACATGAACATGAACATGAATATGAACAGCAGCAGAGGTATGCCACCAAGTTCGATGGGCATGCCAATTGGCGCAATGCCATTGCCATCTCAAGGCCAACCTCAACAATCTCAAACAATTGGTTTACCACCTCAAGTAAATCCTCAGGCGGTTGATCACATCATTAGAAGTGCTCCACCAAGAGTCACCACTGCTTATATTGGTAACATTCCACACTTTGCCACTGAAGCTGATCTGATCCCATTGTTTCAGAATTTCGGCTTCATTCTAGACTTCAAGCACTACCCAGAAAAAGGCTGTTGTTTCATAAAGTACGACACTCACGAACAAGCTGCTGTTTGTATTGTTGCTTTAGCCAACTTCCCATTCCAAGGTAGAAACTTGAGAACCGGTTGGGGTAAGGAGAGATCAAACTTTATGccacaacaacaacagcaacaagGTGGTCAACCACTTATAATGAATGACCAGCAGCAACCAGTTATGTCTGAccaacagcagcaacaacaacagcaacaacaacaataa
- the PBI2 gene encoding Pbi2p (similar to Saccharomyces cerevisiae PBI2 (YNL015W); ancestral locus Anc_2.310) codes for MAKNFIVTLKKNTPDVETKKFLDSVHHAGGSIVHEFDIIKGYTIKVPDILHLNKLKEKHNDVIENVEEDKEVHTN; via the coding sequence AtggcaaaaaatttcatcgtcacattgaagaaaaatactcCAGACGTGGAAACGAAAAAGTTCTTGGATTCAGTCCATCATGCAGGTGGTTCAATTGTACACGAATTCGATATTATAAAGGGGTACACCATCAAGGTTCCCGATATTCTTCACTTGAATaagttgaaagaaaagcacAATGATGTCATCGAGAATGTCGAGGAAGACAAAGAAGTCCATACTAATTGA
- the HEF3 gene encoding translation elongation factor EF-3 (similar to Saccharomyces cerevisiae YEF3 (YLR249W) and HEF3 (YNL014W); ancestral locus Anc_1.391), giving the protein MSDSQQSITVLEELFRKLEVATSETRDGISSELSSFLNGNIIEHDVPEAFFDEFQKAIQNKQKALNTLGAIVYIANETNLSPSVEPYIVATVPSVCTKAGSKDNDVQLVATKALKAIASAVNPAAVKAFLSHLIHALETTSRWKEKVAVLEVISTLVDAAKEQIALRMPELIPVLSESMWDTKKEVKDAATATITKATETVDNKDIERFIPKLIECIADPNEVPETVHLLGATTFVAEVTPATLSIMVPLLGRGLAERETSIKRKSAVIIDNMCKLVEDPQIVAPFLGKLLPVLKGNFATIADPEAREVTLRALKTLRRVGNVGEDDVLPEISHAGDVSTTLGVIMGLLEAEKVAPRFTIVIEYIAAIAANLIDERIIDQQTWFTHVTPYMTIFLHEKTAKEILDDFRKRAVDNIPVGPNFQDEEDEGEDLCNCEFSLAYGAKILLNKTQLRLKSGRRYGLCGPNGAGKSTLMRSIANGQVDGFPTQDECRTVYVEHDIDNTHSEMSVLDFVRAGNIGSKDTITSKLKEFGFSDEMIEMPIASLSGGWKMKLALARAVLKNADILLLDEPTNHLDAVNVQWLVNYLNNCGITSVVVSHDSNFLDEVCQYIIHYEGLKLRKYKGNLSEFVQKCPTAQSYYELNASDLEFQFPTPGYLEGVKTKQKAIVKVNNMTFQYPETTKPQVSDVTFQCSLSSRIAVIGPNGAGKSTLINVLTGELLPTSGEVYTHENCRIAYIKQHAFAHIESHLDKTPSEYIQWRFQTGEDRETMDRANRQINENDAESMNKIFKIEGTPRRIAAIHSRRKFKNTYEYECSFFLGENIGMKSERWVPMMSVDNAWLPRGELVESHSKMVAEVDMKEALASGQFRALTRKEIESHCAMLGLDAELVSHSRIRGLSGGQKVKLVLAACTWQRPHLIVLDEPTNYLDRDSLSALSKALKAFEGGVIIITHSVEFTKNLTDEVWAVKDGKMTPSGHNWVAGQGVGPRIEKKDDEGDKFDAMGNKISSGKKKNKLSSAELRKKKKERMKKKKEMGDEYVSSDEDV; this is encoded by the coding sequence ATGTCGGATTCACAACAATCAATAACTGTATTGGAAGAGCTTTTCCGAAAGTTGGAGGTCGCCACATCTGAAACAAGAGATGGTATTTCTTCAGAGCTTTCCTCGTTTTTGAACGGTAACATTATTGAGCATGATGTTCCAGaagctttttttgatgaatttcagAAAGCTattcaaaataaacaaaaggCGCTTAACACGTTGGGCGCCATTGTTTATATAGCCAACGAAACTAACTTGTCTCCCTCTGTTGAGCCATACATAGTAGCCACGGTTCCCTCCGTATGCACTAAAGCAGGTAGTAAAGACAATGACGTCCAACTCGTCGCCACTAAGGCACTGAAAGCCATTGCTAGCGCTGTTAATCCGGCTGCCGTTAAGGCATTCTTGTCGCATCTGATTCATGCCCTGGAAACTACTAGCAggtggaaagaaaaagttgcTGTTCTTGAGGTAATTTCGACGTTGGTAGATGCCGCGAAAGAGCAGATTGCCCTAAGAATGCCAGAATTAATTCCAGTTCTTTCTGAATCGATGTGGGACACCAAGAAAGAAGTCAAAGACGCTGCTACGGCGACCATAACAAAGGCCACTGAGACTGTTGATAACaaagatattgaaagaTTCATTCCGAAATTGATTGAGTGTATTGCTGATCCAAATGAAGTACCTGAAACAGTTCATCTTTTGGGTGCAACTACTTTCGTTGCAGAAGTGACTCCGGCCACTTTGTCTATTATGGTTCCTTTGCTGGGCAGAGGTTTAGCTGAGAGAGAAACTTCTATAAAACGTAAATCTGCCGTtatcattgataatatgTGCAAATTGGTTGAAGATCCTCAAATCGTTGCCCCTTTCTTAGGGAAACTACTACCAGTGTTAAAAGGCAATTTTGCTACCATTGCTGATCCTGAAGCACGTGAAGTTACACTGAGGGCTTTGAAGACCTTGAGACGCGTGGGTAATGttggtgaagatgatgTATTACCAGAAATATCGCATGCTGGTGATGTTTCCACAACACTAGGCGTCATTATGGGATTACTTGAGGCTGAAAAAGTCGCCCCCAGGTTTACCATCGTCATTGAATATATAGCCGCCATTGCTGCAAATTTGATTGATGAAAGAATTATTGATCAGCAGACTTGGTTCACTCATGTTACACCTTATATGACTATTTTTCTGCATGAGAAAACGGCGAAGGAAATACTAGATGATTTCAGGAAGAGGGCTGTGGATAACATTCCAGTAGGGCCAAACTTccaggatgaagaagatgaaggcGAAGATTTATGTAACTGTGAATTTTCTCTGGCATACGGTGCCAAAATTTTACTAAACAAAACTCAATTGAGGTTGAAGAGTGGCAGAAGATATGGTCTATGTGGGCCCAATGGTGCGGGAAAATCCACTCTAATGCGCTCCATTGCTAATGGCCAAGTTGACGGTTTCCCCACTCAAGATGAATGTCGCACCGTTTATGTGGAACACGATATCGATAATACGCATTCAGAAATGTCCGTTCTAGATTTTGTTCGTGCCGGTAACATAGGGTCTAAGGATACTATCACTTCGAAATTAAAAGAGTTTGGTTTCAGCGATGAAATGATAGAAATGCCAATTGCGTCTTTATCTGGAggttggaaaatgaaattagCTCTGGCAAGAGCtgtgttgaaaaatgcCGACATTTTACTACTGGATGAGCCGACGAATCATCTGGACGCTGTTAATGTGCAATGGTTGGTTAATTACTTAAATAATTGCGGTATTACATCAGTGGTCGTTTCTCATGACTCCAATTTCTTAGACGAAGTCTGTCAATACATCATTCATTATGAAGGTCTTAAATTAAGAAAGTACAAGGGTAATTTATCagaatttgttcaaaaatgtcCCACAGCACAATCATATTATGAGTTGAATGCCTCTGACTTAGAATTTCAATTCCCAACTCCCGGTTATCTAGAAGGtgtcaaaacaaaacaaaaggcAATTGTCAAAGTGAACAATATGACCTTCCAATATCCGGAGACAACTAAACCGCAAGTCTCAGATGTCACTTTTCAGTGTTCTTTATCTTCTAGAATTGCAGTCATTGGACCTAATGGGGCTGGTAAGTCTACTTTAATTAACGTTCTCACTGGTGAACTGTTGCCAACTAGCGGTGAAGTATATACGCATGAAAATTGTCGTATCGCTTACATTAAGCAACATGCCTTTGCTCATATTGAATCACACCTGGACAAGACCCCATCCGAATATATTCAATGGAGATTCCAAACCGGTGAAGATAGAGAAACCATGGATAGAGCCAATAGgcaaataaatgaaaatgatgcGGAATCTATGAACAAGATCTTCAAAATCGAAGGGACACCAAGAAGAATTGCCGCAATTCATTcgagaagaaaattcaagaacaCGTACGAATACGAATgctccttttttcttggtgaaAACATTGGTATGAAATCTGAAAGATGGGTTCCAATGATGTCCGTCGACAACGCTTGGTTACCACGAGGTGAACTGGTTGAATCTCACTCTAAAATGGTTGCTGAAGTTGATATGAAAGAAGCTCTGGCTTCTGGTCAATTTAGAGCCTTAACgagaaaggaaattgaGTCACATTGTGCAATGTTAGGCTTGGACGCTGAGCTGGTTTCACATTCAAGGATTAGAGGTTTGTCGGGTGGACAAAAGGTCAAATTAGTACTCGCTGCCTGCACATGGCAGAGACCACATTTGATTGTTTTAGATGAACCTACCAATTATCTGGACAGAGACTCATTGAGTGCTCTGTCGAAGGCTCTAAAAGCCTTCGAAGGTGGTGTCATCATTATTACTCATTCGGTAGAGTTTACCAAGAATTTAACTGACGAAGTTTGGGCAGTTAAGGATGGTAAGATGACGCCTTCTGGTCATAATTGGGTCGCGGGACAAGGCGTCGGtccaagaattgaaaaaaaagacgaTGAAGGTGATAAATTCGATGCAATGGGCAACAAAATTAGTagtggaaagaaaaaaaacaagctCTCTTCTGCAGaattgagaaagaaaaagaaggaaaggatgaagaagaagaaagaaatggGTGATGAATACGTGTCATCCGATGAAGATGTGTAA
- the SPO1 gene encoding putative carboxylic ester hydrolase (similar to Saccharomyces cerevisiae SPO1 (YNL012W); ancestral locus Anc_1.392) produces the protein MQKVFIIYLALLTLSLATAPFQVQCPSSPLIREAKNELCSEESLYLRTKEIKTKNKLMDFLESLTEAKFNSKFYKRVRKDPPKLGIAISGGGYRSMLIGTGFITQMNDYGLFEYSDYIAGLSGGSWILMDLVVQNFEVGSLLKEWDLDEDLLPGIPEFDISEEDIVTNAKKEYSENDIRIKKREVKKTQITSFSEFYDQVELVANTIGERSEECRLTKRNLNPLTRLKRIFFPNNTFTETDAKIETFKTVLDFYKNLHLKTKPKKMEGFQISFTDYWGKAIVQRLKKSFEVHNHNFSFSKLVQSSKKFKECSVPIPIFIANCKNGLLSNVIFEFTPFEFGSWEDILRLFVKLPYLGSKIVLGKAVKCVNNFDDLGFITATSSSIFNNVLIFIWNLASQSSRDAMKALNMVMGIFGLGKEEIFSISKDSSRLETDYAVYQPNPFYLYPGKDNVLTSKNHLYLVDGGEDGENIPLRTLVIPERKLDVIFVLDSSSDIDNYPNGSKLKRIFEKLDEENIHYQFPNNVKTFSHPIVIGCNAIKRPGHDSFLPIIIYHANSYHGHVSNTSTFKITYNQSEVESMLLTGREVFSNDYDIHYKNCLGCILTKRTMDRLPKKKKFSPFCLQCFKDYCYS, from the exons ATGCAAAAGGTCTTTATTATATATCTCGCGCTGTTAACACTAAGCCTGGCGACAGCTCCATTTCAGGTGCAATGTCCTAGCTCTCCACTTATTAGAGAAGCAAAA AATGAACTCTGTTCCGAGGAAAGCTTATATTTAAGGACGAAAGAGATTaaaacgaaaaataaactaatGGACTTTTTAGAATCTTTGACTGAAGCGAAGTTTAATTCGAAGTTCTACAAACGTGTGCGGAAAGATCCTCCAAAACTTGGAATCGCCATATCAGGTGGTGGTTATAGATCCATGTTGATAGGGACAGGATTTATCACCCAAATGAATGATTATGGATTGTTTGAGTACTCGGACTATATCGCTGGCTTGTCAGGCGGAAGTTGGATCTTGATGGATTTAGTGgtccaaaattttgaagtaGGCTCTTTATTGAAAGAATGGGACCTTGACGAAGATCTTCTCCCAGGCATACCAGAATTCGATATTTCCGAAGAAGATATTGTTACCAATGCAAAAAAGGAGTATAGTGAGAACGATATAAGGATCAAGAAACgtgaagtgaaaaaaacgCAAATTACAAGTTTTTCTGAGTTTTATGATCAGGTAGAGTTGGTTGCGAACACCATTGGAGAAAGGTCAGAAGAATGTAGGTTAACAAAGAGAAATTTGAATCCGCTAACAAGGCttaaaagaatattttttccgAATAACACATTTACTGAAACTGATGCAAAGATTGAAACCTTCAAAACGGTACTAGATTTTTATAAGAATTTGCATTTGAAGACTAAGcctaaaaaaatggaaggTTTCCAAATATCGTTCACGGATTATTGGGGCAAAGCAATTGTTCAaaggttgaaaaaaagctttGAGGTCCACAACCATAACTTCTCCTTCTCAAAACTTGTGCAATCgtccaaaaaatttaaagaGTGCAGTGTTCCCATTCCCATATTTATTGCAAATTGTAAAAACGGTCTTCTTTCGaatgtcatttttgaattcacgccttttgaatttggcTCATGGGAGGATATCCTTAGACTTTTCGTTAAATTGCCCTATCTAGGTTCGAAGATAGTTTTAGGAAAAGCTGTGAAGTGTGTTAATAATTTTGATGACCTGGGTTTTATAACtgcaacttcttcttcaatattcaaTAATGTGCTAATTTTCATATGGAATCTGGCCTCTCAGTCTTCAAGAGACGCCATGAAGGCACTCAATATGGTCATGGGGATTTTTGGGCTAGGTAAAGAGGAAATATTCAGCATCTCGAAAGACTCTTCGAGATTAGAGACGGATTATGCCGTGTACCAGCCTAATCCTTTCTATCTTTATCCGGGAAAAGATAATGTTTTAACCAGCAAAAATCATCTGTACCTTGTAGATGGTGGTGAAGACGGTGAAAATATTCCCCTCAGGACGTTGGTTATTCCTGAGAGGAAATTAGACGTGATTTTTGTCCTTGATTCCAGCTCAGATATTGACAACTATCCAAATGGTTCTaagttgaaaagaatattcgAAAAGTTAGATGAGGAGAACATCCATTACCAATTTCCCAACAATGTAAAGACCTTCTCTCATCCCATTGTTATAGGCTGTAACGCAATAAAAAGGCCCGGGCATGATTCCTTTTTGCCTATTATAATTTACCATGCAAATTCTTACCATGGACACGTATCTAATACCTCTACATTCAAAATAACCTATAATCAGTCTGAAGTTGAGAGTATGCTACTCACTGGGAGAGAAGTGTTTAGCAATGACTACGATATTCATTATAAAAATTGTCTAGGCTGTATACTGACTAAAAGAACAATGGACAGGCTtcccaaaaaaaagaaattttctccattttGCTTACAGTGCTTCAAGGATTACTGCTACTCATGA
- the SKDI14G3090 gene encoding uncharacterized protein (similar to Saccharomyces cerevisiae YNL011C; ancestral locus Anc_1.394), translating into MNVVVCSGGTATNSLTPCFSNISTSKGRELTYILPISDNGGSTSEILRIVGGPAIGDIRSRIVRLLQDEQLVKLFGYRLPNDKVQAKKEWNEIVEGSHPIWKSISVEVKEMCRSFIIHMQAELLKKIKHSNPFQFESASIGNFFLTGARLFLGSLDASIELMMRIGRCSSLVHVIPCINTNHTHHISALLTNGEMITGQSQISHPSKSVPKANGIAHSAKFIHLLGSYDDHLKILLDDEEEEEEAEEEYANPIYILPELKNSQLHFDKLDGSQNLPAPVNRILYINPYGEEIKPMGNPRAISKVRRADMVVYSIGSLMTSLMPILILGNLAEVILESTETKKVLLINNKYDREVFGLDGLHYVQMIVDSMTRAIIGYRQSKGIYLENAKFEWEEFITDIVYLKNGEIRIDETIFEKHNIRCHQIASSDKMENEELEKFLNEIGSKN; encoded by the coding sequence ATGAACGTTGTTGTATGCTCTGGTGGGACTGCCACAAATTCTTTAACACCTTGCTTTTCGAACATTTCCACTTCAAAGGGACGTGAGCTAACGTACATTTTGCCCATATCAGATAATGGTGGGTCTACAAGTGAAATTCTGCGGATAGTAGGTGGGCCAGCTATCGGTGACATTAGATCTAGGATAGTGAGGCTTCTTCAAGATGAACAACTTGTTAAATTATTTGGCTATAGGTTGCCTAATGACAAGGTGCAAgcgaaaaaagaatggaatGAAATAGTTGAAGGATCACACCCTATATGGAAAAGCATTTCAGTAGAAGTTAAGGAAATGTGCCGCTCTTTCATCATTCATATGCAAGCAGagctgttgaaaaagatcAAGCACTCGAATCCCTTTCAATTTGAAAGTGCATCCATcggaaatttctttttaacTGGCGCTAGATTGTTTTTGGGCTCCCTTGACGCGTCCATAGAACTAATGATGAGAATTGGGAGGTGTAGCTCTCTCGTTCACGTTATTCCATGCATAAACACTAACCACACACATCATATTTCAGCTTTGTTGACGAATGGTGAGATGATAACCGGTCAATCGCAGATATCGCATCCTTCAAAATCTGTTCCAAAAGCAAACGGCATAGCCCATTCCGCTAAATTTATCCATCTACTTGGCTCTTATGACGATCATTTGAAAATCCTCCtggatgatgaagaggaagaagaggaagctgaagaagagtATGCCAATCCCATCTATATTCTTCCagaactgaaaaattcacaGTTGCATTTCGATAAACTTGATGGATCTCAGAATCTTCCTGCGCCAGTAAATAGAATTCTATATATAAACCCATATGGCGAAGAGATCAAACCAATGGGAAATCCAAGAGCCATTTCTAAAGTGAGAAGGGCCGACATGGTGGTCTATTCCATCGGTTCTTTGATGACAAGTTTAATGCCAATCCTTATTCTTGGTAATCTTGCCGAAGTAATTTTGGAGTCGACTGAAACGAAAAAAGTTTTGCTCATAAACAACAAGTATGATAGAGAGGTTTTCGGTCTGGACGGTTTGCACTATGTTCAAATGATCGTCGATTCTATGACCAGAGCAATAATAGGTTATAGACAATCTAAGGGTATTTATTTAGAAAATGCTAAATTTGAATGGGAGGAATTCATTACAGATATTGTATACCTGAAGAACGGCGAAATTAGAATCGATGAAacaatatttgaaaagcaTAATATTAGATGCCATCAGATCGCTTCTTCTGATAAgatggaaaatgaagaacttgaaaagtttttaaACGAAATTGGCTCCAAAAACTGA
- the PYP1 gene encoding putative phosphoric monoester hydrolase (similar to Saccharomyces cerevisiae YNL010W; ancestral locus Anc_1.395): MVKAVIFTDFDGTVTLEDSNDYLTDTLGFGKEKRLKVFEGVLDDTKSFRQGFMEMLESIHTPFPECIKILEKKIRLDPGFKDTFEWAQENGVPVIVVSSGMKPIIKVLLTRLVGQESIHKIDIVSNEVEIDAHDQWKIIYKDESPFGHDKSRSIDAYKKKFESALKPGEERPVYFYCGDGVSDLSAAKECDLLFAKRGKDLVTYCKKQSVPFHEFDTFQDILASMKQVLAGEKTVAELMEN, translated from the coding sequence ATGGTTAAAGCTGTCATTTTTACCGATTTCGATGGTACTGTTACTTTAGAAGATTCTAACGATTACTTAACTGATACTTTGGGTTTcggcaaagaaaagagattGAAGGTCTTCGAAGGTGTGTTGGATGATACCAAGTCCTTTAGACAAGGTTTCATGGAAATGTTGGAATCGATCCATACTCCTTTCCCTGAGTGTATCAAGatcttggaaaagaaaattcgaTTGGATCCTGGTTTCAAAGACACTTTTGAATGGGCTCAAGAAAATGGCGTTCCTGTCATCGTTGTTTCCAGTGGTATGAAGCCAATTATCAAGGTTTTGTTGACTAGATTAGTTGGACAAGAATCTATTCATAAAATTGACATTGTTTCTAACGAAGTCGAGATCGATGCACATGATCAATGGAAAATCATCTATAAAGATGAAAGTCCTTTTGGACATGACAAATCTAGAAGTATCGATGCttacaagaagaaatttgaatctGCTCTGAAACCAGGTGAAGAAAGACCTGTTTACTTTTATTGTGGTGACGGTGTTTCCGATTTAAGTGCTGCAAAGGAATGTGACTTGCTATTCGCTAAAAGAGGTAAAGATTTGGTTACTTATTGTAAGAAACAAAGCGTTCCATTCCATGAATTCGATACTTTTCAAGATATCTTGGCCAGTATGAAGCAAGTTCTCGCTGGAGAAAAGACAGTCGCTGAATTGATGGAAAATTAA